The genomic window ATCACATgctgataagggattaacttatcaatgcctacgggttgtagactagggtttagttggaagtagagggcaagtagatctcgaaggtttcagccgaaaagtactcgacgattaagaaactagggtttgagaaacaatgattcgatgatctcttcgtccctcgactcccccttatataggaggtggagccgagggattcgtattgtcaaGTTaccgagtccgggagggtttctaactcctcccgtaagattacaaataatgcttcctattacaactctagctttccttaataatatcttgggcttccgaatcttcttattcttcgagtagtgggccttcagtaaaccccgggtactatcttcggcaggcccattggggatgcctatgtcacatgcAATATATAAGATTAGTttgtcttatcaaccattgcacatgtaGAAATGTCGATGAAGCTTTCGCATACATAGTAGTACCTCCATAATTTCCAATATTTTGAGTTGAATTTTCTGGGGTTTTTGGAAACTCATAATTTGCGCAGGATAGGGTCAGTGGACAGCTCCAAAGTCTTGTATGTTGGAGAGAGGAAAACAGAGGTTATGGGTCAATGCCTAGCTCTAAATGTGTCCTAAATTTGTCTAGGTTAGAATATATCAAGACACAAAATAGTAataagatatatctaaatttagacaactaTAACACATGTTTacttggacggagggagtaagaagCACGCTGTTGGAAAAATGAGTGTCTAAATTTTCACGGTTGTTGTTACATGCAACATATAAACATCCAAATTTACACAAGTAACAAATTTGCAGGTTGTTATATGCACATATTAGTATCTTATTATCAACAGGTCGGCCGAGACATGGCGACTGAAAATGGCAAGTCAACCCGGTGAGCTTGGATCGCTAGATACACGACATGATCGTGCGTGTGCGCGCCGTGTGTGCACCGATCCGACGGTGTGGCCGTCGGTCCACGGTCCACTCTTGCGTTGCGCGTGAGAAACCACAGCAATTTCGTCGGATATCGCACGACCCACCGGAAGCTGCGTCCGACCCAGCCAGCGCCGGCACCAGCAACGAAACGGAGGCCCGGTCGCACCTTCCTCTCCAACCCGCTCTCCTATAAATCCTCCTTCTTCCCCCACCTCCCCCACTCACTCCACTATCCAGATCCCCCACTTCGCCGCGCCGATCCCCAATCCATCACCGGAGAAAACACGCGAAAGGTAAGCACAGAGATCGATCGATTCCAGGAAACCATCTCATCCGCTTGCTCAGATCCCTTGTCCCGTGCTCCCTCGAGTAGATCTGTTGGTAACCGCGGTCGATTTTCTTCATCTGGACTCTAGATCTAGGGTTAACCTTTCGGGCCCGGGAAGATTCTTGCGGTTCCTTTTGATCTGGGATTTAGTATTCTTTTACCGGTGCTTTGATCTAAAGAATGGATGCGGTTACTTCTGCGATTTGATTCTGCCGTCCTGTCACTGATCTCCGCCGTGGTTTTCGATCTGGCCAGGAAGGAAGGAAGGAGAACCATGAGCGCCATGGTCGCCTCGTCGCTGAAGCTGAACCCGGACGCCCCGCTCTTCGTGCCGGCGGCGATCCAGCAGGTCGAGGACTTCTCCCCGCAGTGGTGGGACCTCGTCAAGTCCACCGCCTGGTTCCGCGAACACTGGTACCACGAGCACCAGCAGCTCGACGACATGGCCGACTCCCTCAACGCCTTCGAGAccgccgaccacgacgacgacgacttcaacggcctcctcctccccgacgCCATCGACGACGATGACCAGGACGGCCTCTTCTACGGcaacaccacctccaccacccccCAGGCCGCGCGCCCAACCGTGACACTCACCACTGGTACGCTACGAACCACACCCACTATCCTCACACGTTTCACCCCTCACATAACACTGAACAAGAGTTGCAGCGAGCTAATCAAGCGTGTCCCTTTTCTCTATCCGCAGATGCTGTGCTCAAGGCCCTGGTGTCTCCGAAGGGTGGCGACGCACCCAAGGGGTTCCCGGAGAAGCCGAGGTACACCGAGAAGGCCACCAAGTACGCCGGCAGCCCGAGCCCGAGGGGCGGAGCCGCACCCCGCTTCATCCACCAGCCTCGCGGCTAGGCTGCAAGCTTCAAGAAGTCGCtcctgcctgcctgcctgctGCCACCGTGTGGTATTTCTTCAAGTTCCTTCTAGTGTCAGTAGCAGTGGTGTCCCTTTGTATATTACTACCAAGTAGAAATGACCCAAGAAAAGAGCAGCCAAATGCAGACTGCTGCTGTTGGTTAGCGTGATCGTCGCCCTGTAAGTTATCTTCGTCGGCCCAGtacgtgtgtgtgcgtgtgtgtgttagGGAAGGCTCCAAAAGAGGAGGGAGCAGAAGAACGTAGTGGAATGCGCCCTTTGTCAATGTCTGGTGTGCCATGGCAGGCAGCTTAATGTTAATTACTGTTTAGCCTTGTTTAATGGTGTTGTCTCTGTTGGTTGTTTGAGTCCTCTTGTTATTGTTGGTTAGTCATTGCCATGTTCTCCAGATTCTTTCTGATTTGTTTGCTTACTCAATACTAGGAATGTCAGAATGTGAGCATGGTGTTACTCAACTCTTCTGCCTCGATCACCTCTTTCTCAACCGATTGATCCTGAGGAAAAACCATTTTTTGCTTACAAATCTTCTCTCAGCTGTGCCCTGCTGAAGATATCTATTTACTTTGTCCAATTGACAAGAACGTCCGAAGATGAGTCTGGTTCAAGTTTGCTACACTCTTCAGCCATAATCACCTCTCCCTCGATGGTCTTATGAAATGGTACTTCTAGTTCACAAAATCCACTTTGACAACGGAATGGTACGGATCAAATTATCCAAACCTTGGATGGTTGATTACACCAAGAGATTGTCTACCAATGCCGATCTTCAACTTGTTAATTTGTTGACGCCAATGGACTTTACTCTCAGCTGTGCTCCGATGAATGTCATCTACCATGTACTTTCTCCACTCCGAACCCATCATCTACAACGACTTGTCATCACAGTATTTGGTCAACCAGGATGATTCGTTTCTGGACACAAGCTTGGTTTGCCTACCGTTCCTTATGACATTTCATTAGAATGTAGACGATAAGGTGTGATGAGTCGCTACCGAGTGGATTACCAACTTAAGGCGTGGTGTCTGTTGGGTGCCGAATTTAGGCACGCAAACAAACCATTGTTTGCAATAAACCAAACGCAACCATCATATTCTTGCCAAATAGTGAGTATGTATCATCTTTGGCTTGACAGTGAAACCAGCAGGCCCATCTTAGTACAAGCAGGCATAAAACCAACCTCAAGTTGTCCGTAGTCATCCTCGATGGCCCCTCTCTTCCCGGCATTGTGTGCCTGGAGCCTAGGTTGGTGCTCCCTCCCTTCGGATTTAATTGACTTCAATCAGAACCATCGTTAGTTCAATTGTTCCATGACAGCAGCTGTGAGCATTTATAATTGTTTTTTTAATCTGGTTTTCCATTATTTTACTAGGCAACATTCTTCTTAGTCAAATATATGGGACAAAATTTACTccctctgttttataattcttgttGGTTCTAGTTTAAATTTAAAGTAAAACAAGGCTAAGAATTATGGAAGGGAGAGAGTACAACATGCCTAGCTGAAGGAAGCTCCATCAAATTATCAAGTGGAGACAACGTGATAATCTCCATATAATCTCACATTTCTTTTGAGGTGCCTACTCTGATGTTGTGGGATCACTGGTTTCTTGCTTAGCGGATTTTGCTTCTACACTTAACTTGAGAAGGGCGAAGCCTTCATTACTGGATTTGGAGTGTCAGTACATGTTCGAGAAGTCTGTACTTCTGTGGAAACACAAACACTCCTGAAGTGGCTTTCCCTTAGAGACCTGAGAGTGGCCTTGGGAGTTGGGGTAGTGTGGTGTGTAGTGTGTGCGTGGAGTTGTTTCTTGGCGTTGTATTGTTTATGTGTGGTGTGTTTGTGGAGTTGTAGCCTTCTTGGCGTTGTATCGGCACCTTTCTTCTATATGATTAaccagggtgtattctcgaaaaaagagTGGCCTTGGGGTTGCTTGATATCTTCTTGTTGATTCTTTTCTTGGGGGAAGATGATGGGTTCATTGCATGTAAAACAAAagatttctaccgtgaacataaataaaaaccaagattcaatctaggaagaagcaagatctaatatatgaagatctaagcaacgagatgtatgagagactaaccctcgaagatccaaagccttacgagatcagatctcgttgttgatgtagttgatcgtcccgtgctgcaatccggcagcacttccgtactcggtcgtgcgtacggtgtcgatgatgtccatcctctccccattccagcgggcagcggagatgTGGTagctctcctcggaatcccagcagcacgacggcgtggtggtggtggtggacgagaaaagctgcagggcttcgccaagccggagtagacttgcggtggaggagagagggggcggcagaCTTTGGTGTGTAGGGGGAAGGGGGcggctgcccctctcctctatttatagagggagggtaAGGCCAAGGCac from Lolium rigidum isolate FL_2022 unplaced genomic scaffold, APGP_CSIRO_Lrig_0.1 contig_54578_1, whole genome shotgun sequence includes these protein-coding regions:
- the LOC124681746 gene encoding protein EARLY RESPONSIVE TO DEHYDRATION 15-like; its protein translation is MSAMVASSLKLNPDAPLFVPAAIQQVEDFSPQWWDLVKSTAWFREHWYHEHQQLDDMADSLNAFETADHDDDDFNGLLLPDAIDDDDQDGLFYGNTTSTTPQAARPTVTLTTGTLRTTPTILTRFTPHITLNKNAVLKALVSPKGGDAPKGFPEKPRYTEKATKYAGSPSPRGGAAPRFIHQPRG